In one Desulfoferula mesophila genomic region, the following are encoded:
- a CDS encoding DHH family phosphoesterase, protein MKQVATIIAQAERVWLVSHVLPDGDALGSSLGLMHLLKAQGKQARVFSAGPIPEEYLFLPGMDQVSDVLPQIGDQDLAVMLDCHQPQRTGPVSEAFLAKLPQVAIIDHHQGAVDFGQAAWVDPGFAATSEMVTLLAQAEGWDITPEAATCLFTGVQTDTGSFRYANTTPRVFRVAADLAQAGAQVWPISQEVYATRPKRLSLLGRIMDNLELSQEGRLALSQITLDDLEKVGAGPADLEQAVETLRLIPGVEVSALFRQTPKGAVKVSMRSRGKVDVSRVAIELGGGGHKNAAGVTLEGNLAGVRRDIATRLRLGLEELS, encoded by the coding sequence GTGAAACAGGTGGCGACCATCATCGCCCAGGCCGAGCGGGTGTGGCTGGTTTCCCACGTTTTGCCCGACGGCGACGCCCTGGGCTCCTCGCTGGGGCTCATGCACCTGCTCAAGGCCCAAGGCAAGCAGGCGCGGGTGTTCAGCGCCGGGCCCATACCCGAGGAATACCTGTTTCTGCCGGGCATGGACCAGGTGAGCGACGTGTTGCCCCAGATAGGGGACCAGGACTTGGCGGTGATGCTCGACTGCCACCAGCCCCAGCGCACCGGGCCGGTGAGCGAGGCCTTTTTGGCCAAGCTGCCCCAGGTGGCCATCATCGACCACCATCAGGGGGCGGTGGATTTCGGGCAGGCGGCCTGGGTGGACCCGGGCTTTGCCGCCACCAGCGAGATGGTTACCCTCTTGGCCCAGGCCGAGGGCTGGGACATCACCCCCGAGGCGGCAACCTGCCTGTTCACGGGGGTGCAGACCGACACCGGCTCCTTCCGCTACGCCAACACCACCCCCCGGGTGTTTCGGGTGGCGGCGGATCTGGCCCAGGCCGGAGCCCAGGTGTGGCCCATCAGCCAGGAGGTTTATGCCACGCGTCCCAAGCGCCTGAGCTTGCTGGGGCGCATCATGGACAACCTGGAGCTCAGCCAGGAGGGGCGTCTGGCCTTGAGCCAGATCACCCTGGACGACCTGGAAAAGGTGGGCGCGGGACCGGCCGATTTGGAACAGGCGGTGGAGACGCTTCGGCTGATCCCCGGCGTGGAGGTCTCGGCCCTGTTCCGCCAGACCCCCAAGGGCGCGGTCAAGGTTTCCATGCGCTCGCGGGGCAAGGTGGACGTGAGCCGGGTGGCCATCGAGCTGGGCGGCGGAGGGCACAAGAACGCCGCCGGAGTGACCCTGGAGGGCAATTTGGCCGGGGTGCGCCGGGACATCGCCACCCGCCTGCGCCTGGGGCTGGAGGAGCTGTCATGA
- the rpsO gene encoding 30S ribosomal protein S15: MVLTPDDKGAIVEKFQRKPGDTGSPEVQIALLSERIKYLTEHFKVHKKDHHSRRGLLKLVGQRRRMLNYLKRKDIERYRAVIKELGIRK, translated from the coding sequence GTGGTTTTAACCCCGGATGACAAAGGCGCGATTGTAGAAAAGTTTCAGCGTAAACCGGGCGACACCGGCTCGCCGGAAGTGCAGATCGCCCTTCTGAGCGAGCGCATCAAGTACCTGACCGAGCATTTCAAGGTCCACAAGAAGGACCATCATAGCAGACGCGGCCTGCTGAAGCTGGTAGGCCAACGCCGCCGCATGCTCAATTACCTTAAGCGTAAGGACATCGAGCGTTACCGCGCGGTTATC
- a CDS encoding DUF503 domain-containing protein: MVVGAMTITLHLGQGGSLKAKRKVVRSLTDRVRARFNAAAAEVGAQDLWQRIELGFTVCGNESAHVDNQLDSIRRFVERMALAEVTDVRRELINLKEMTWAPAAQNDWAI; encoded by the coding sequence GTGGTCGTGGGCGCCATGACCATAACCCTGCACCTGGGCCAGGGCGGCAGCCTCAAGGCCAAGCGCAAGGTGGTGCGCAGCCTAACCGATAGGGTGCGCGCCCGCTTCAACGCGGCCGCCGCCGAGGTCGGGGCCCAGGATCTGTGGCAGCGCATCGAACTGGGTTTCACGGTGTGCGGCAACGAGAGCGCCCACGTGGACAACCAGCTCGACTCCATACGCCGCTTCGTGGAACGCATGGCCTTGGCCGAAGTCACCGACGTGCGCCGGGAGCTTATCAACCTCAAGGAGATGACGTGGGCACCCGCCGCACAAAACGACTGGGCAATCTGA
- the rbfA gene encoding 30S ribosome-binding factor RbfA, with protein sequence MGTRRTKRLGNLILAELGALMARRVKDPRVAAVNLTAVDVAPDLSQAKVFFSVLDPAKSGEALAGLNAAAGFLRRELAATLRLKTMPRLVPVYDDSLIKGAHLDQVIRQARAQDEANAQARDEDEPEEAT encoded by the coding sequence GTGGGCACCCGCCGCACAAAACGACTGGGCAATCTGATCCTGGCCGAGCTGGGCGCCCTGATGGCCCGCCGGGTGAAGGACCCCCGGGTGGCGGCGGTGAACCTGACCGCGGTGGACGTGGCCCCGGACCTGAGCCAGGCCAAGGTCTTTTTCAGCGTGTTGGACCCCGCCAAGAGCGGCGAGGCCCTGGCCGGGCTCAACGCGGCCGCCGGGTTTTTGCGCCGGGAGCTGGCCGCCACCCTGCGGCTCAAGACCATGCCCCGCCTGGTGCCGGTGTACGACGACTCGCTCATCAAGGGGGCCCATCTGGACCAGGTGATACGCCAAGCCCGGGCCCAGGACGAAGCCAACGCCCAGGCCCGGGACGAGGACGAGCCCGAGGAGGCGACCTAG
- the truB gene encoding tRNA pseudouridine(55) synthase TruB yields MSRRRPKPSFLEDGVLVVNKPAGPTSHDVVERLRRRFRPAKLGHTGTLDPFATGVLVLAFNRATRMSNLLSAGDKVYAGTVSLGTATDTGDPTGEVIETAPVPEIGPEQAAAALASLEGERMQAPPAYSAAKHQGKPLYAYARQGVAVEKEARPIRVEQARLRAVEPGEIAFELTCSKGTYVRSLAEDLARELGTVGHLKELTRLASAPFGLDEALELEEALELSGKQMAERLIDLSQALERAGLPAVEVDEDTAWQVRQGMILPREALLEPGSGPATGAFRVLTPEGELVAVLRWLEPDERRPGRDYESVRVFPAQDQGGLEDQTSASALGAE; encoded by the coding sequence ATGAGCCGCCGCCGGCCCAAGCCGAGCTTCCTGGAGGACGGCGTGCTGGTGGTGAACAAACCGGCCGGCCCCACCAGCCACGACGTGGTGGAGCGCCTGCGCCGCCGCTTCCGCCCGGCCAAGCTGGGCCATACCGGCACCCTGGACCCGTTTGCCACCGGGGTGTTGGTCCTGGCTTTCAACCGGGCCACCCGCATGTCCAACCTTTTGAGCGCGGGTGACAAAGTTTACGCCGGGACGGTGAGCCTGGGCACGGCCACCGACACCGGAGACCCCACCGGCGAGGTGATCGAAACCGCGCCGGTGCCCGAGATCGGCCCCGAGCAAGCGGCGGCGGCCCTGGCCTCCCTGGAAGGGGAGCGCATGCAGGCGCCTCCCGCCTATTCGGCGGCCAAGCACCAGGGCAAACCCCTGTACGCCTATGCGCGCCAGGGGGTGGCCGTGGAAAAAGAGGCTCGCCCCATACGGGTGGAGCAGGCCAGGCTGCGGGCCGTGGAGCCGGGCGAGATAGCCTTTGAGCTGACCTGCTCCAAGGGCACCTACGTGCGCTCGCTGGCCGAGGACTTGGCCAGGGAACTGGGCACGGTGGGCCACCTCAAGGAGCTGACCCGCCTGGCCTCAGCGCCCTTCGGCCTGGACGAGGCCCTGGAGCTGGAGGAGGCCCTGGAGCTGAGCGGCAAGCAAATGGCCGAGCGGCTCATCGACCTCAGCCAGGCCCTGGAGCGGGCCGGGTTGCCGGCGGTGGAGGTGGACGAAGACACCGCCTGGCAGGTGCGCCAGGGAATGATCTTGCCCCGCGAGGCCTTGCTGGAGCCCGGCTCCGGCCCGGCCACGGGAGCCTTCCGGGTGCTTACCCCGGAGGGCGAGTTGGTGGCGGTGTTGCGCTGGCTGGAGCCGGACGAGCGCCGCCCCGGACGCGACTATGAAAGTGTGCGAGTCTTTCCCGCCCAAGACCAGGGAGGGCTCGAGGATCAAACATCTGCGTCGGCCTTGGGTGCCGAATAG